The window GTCTGGTTCTCAAGCTGAGCGCCAAGCTTTCTCATCTTTGACAGGAGGGCGGTTGCCTTGTCAGATTGGGTGTCTGAAGAATATTCTAGTGATGCATAGCCTGAGACTCGGCCAAACTCTTCTGTTATGTCCTCTAGCTGGTGCAACATTGAGAGAAACTTTTTTTCTGATATTTTTGGCGATAGTATCTTTTTGTTTTTTTCAAAATTTTTAACAGTATTTTGTATTGCTTGCAATCTTTTTGCAAACTGGGGCGAGTCTGGGTCCTTGACAAGTTCACTTAGATCCCATTTTTCTTCCTTGAAAACTTGCATCTGGTTTCAAACTCGAGTTTCTTCTTAAAATACTATTTGGCTAGTCTCTAGATTTTGTGGTATCATAGATGTTGCAGTATAATTTTTGAAAAGAATGATTTCTATGAACAAATGATGCATACGTCTTAAATATTAAAAATTGTATTATTACGCCATGAGCATGACAGCATGGCATTGTTACAGGTGCAACCTGACTTTTAAAGACAAGTCGCATGTTGTTATGCATAAAGAAATCTCCCAACATGACGCAAGACAAGTAGAGATCCCAGAATAACTCTACATTCTGTGTCATGCTTTTTTGAATTTTGATTTCATCACGCGGCAAGTGTTTATTTAGCCCAGAAATTAGTTGTCGTTCGTGGACCATCACAATTTCAAGGGTAAAGACATTCCCCACCTGAACATCAAGCCCAACATGGGAATAGATGACCTGGTGGATATTTTTGCAAGTACTGGGTATAATGCAAGACAACTCGGAGATGCTGCCAAACTATTTTGCAAGATGATTGAGGATGACGCGACCATTTGTCTTACAGTAGCAGGTGCGATGACGCCTGTTGGCTTTGGAGGCCTTTTCAAGTCATTGATTGAAAGGGGTTTTGTTGACTGGATAATTGCCACCGGTGCAAATGTGTACCATGAGGACCACTTTGCATGGAATCTTCCTGTAAAGCAGGGACACTTTGAGGTAGATGACATGATACTATACGACAAGGATATTGTTAGAATCCGTGATGTCTACATCAAGGGAGAAGAAACGCTCAAGGCAGAAGACAAGATTGTTCAAAAAATGTTTGAAAAAAACCTGCTTGACAAGCCATTTACCACTGCAGAGTTTTGCAACGCGATGGGAAAATACTCGAAGCAGCATTCCAAGAATCCAGAGCGAAGCTTTGTAGTAACTGCATATGATTATGATGTACCTGTTTACATTTCAACACTAAAGGATTCATCACTTGCACTAGATTTGGCACCATTACGTCTTGCAAACAAGGTACACAGCCTTGACTTTGTAAGAGAGATAGTAGAGCAAGCTGCAATTTTGTACAATTCAAAAAAATCCGGAATTGTGGAACTTGGCGGTGGTGTTCCAAAAAACACTGCCCAGCAGACAGGTCCATTGCTTGACCAGATACTCGGACTGGGCCATGGTGGACAGAACTATATCATCCAGATAACTGATGCACGACCTGACACTGGAGGACTATCTGGTGCAACACTGCAGGAAGGAAAGAGTTGGGGTAAAGTAAAAGATGCACACGAGGATGTTATCATGGTATATACTGATGCAACAATTGCATTTCCGGTTCTATGCCTTTATGCATTAAGCAATGAAAAGCCAAGAAAGCCAAAGAGGCTGTACAAGAAGCTGCCTCAATACTATGAGGATCTATCTAAGGCATACTTTAACAAAAGAAAATAGCAGGATTTTCTGCAAAAAAATTCTATACCTTTAGAATCTGTCGAATCTGGCTCTCTCAGTATCTCTGTCGTCCTTTGTTGCCTTTTTCCATTCCTTGTAGTGTTCTTTGCAGAGTACTGTCTTTTTTGAGCCGCGTGGA of the Candidatus Nitrosotalea sinensis genome contains:
- a CDS encoding homospermidine biosynthesis protein → MDHHNFKGKDIPHLNIKPNMGIDDLVDIFASTGYNARQLGDAAKLFCKMIEDDATICLTVAGAMTPVGFGGLFKSLIERGFVDWIIATGANVYHEDHFAWNLPVKQGHFEVDDMILYDKDIVRIRDVYIKGEETLKAEDKIVQKMFEKNLLDKPFTTAEFCNAMGKYSKQHSKNPERSFVVTAYDYDVPVYISTLKDSSLALDLAPLRLANKVHSLDFVREIVEQAAILYNSKKSGIVELGGGVPKNTAQQTGPLLDQILGLGHGGQNYIIQITDARPDTGGLSGATLQEGKSWGKVKDAHEDVIMVYTDATIAFPVLCLYALSNEKPRKPKRLYKKLPQYYEDLSKAYFNKRK